aggccactctaaaatgtgcagttgacacacaacacaatgccatagatgtcaagttgagggagcatgcaattagcatgctgactgcagaaatgtccaccaaagctgttgccagtgaattgaatgttaatttctttaccataagctacccccaacatcattttagagaatttggcagtacgtccaaccggcctcacaactgcagaccacatgtgaCCACGCCAGCCCAGAGAAGCcaccggcttcttcacctgtgggatcgtctgagaccaattacccagacagctgatgaatctgaggagtatttctgtctttaataaagcccctttgaggggaaaaaactcatttgattggctgggcctggctcccaagtgaaTGGGCCTATGCCCCTGCCCAATCATGAGAAATCTATAGATCCattagggcctcatttatttaCTTGAATTGTCTGCTTTCCTTATAATgaactaactcagtaaaatcattgatatgtgtttatatttttgttcagattTAGGCTGTGCTTTTCTTCATTCTTTCACAGCACCAGAAaatctagctctggtccagggtttTTTATGTGTGGCATGCTGATGAATCAGCTTTCCTCAGCTGAAAATAAACACTGGACCAGAGCTACAGAAAAAAATGTGACGATCCATTCCAGATCCATAGGgtaatggggtggcagggtagcctagtggtttgagagttggactagtaaccggaaggttgcaagttcaaacccccgagctaacaaggaacaaatctgtcgttctgcccctgaacaggcagttaacccactgttcctaggccgtcattaaaataagaatttgttcttaactgacttgcgtagttaaaaaaggttaaaaaaaataaaatgcaaAATGGAGCTTTAAAAATCATTCTCATTCTGGGTCTATGTAGTGCAATTGTCACTGCTTTGACATTCTGTACTACAGTTTTCATTCGCTTGCTGGTCACGGCACAAATACTATCTGACAGGCAAAACACTGCTTGATACTGAACCAATTGTATTGTTTGCTCATTTATATGCAGTTAAAAGCCAATGTAGAGGGACATTTTAGCCCACTATACTATTTCAGTATAACCTGCTAAcggttttgtttgtaaattagtATTCAAGATGCAATTTCTATGAATATCGTAAGTGAATGCACTGTCTATCGTCCACTGTTCACATAGTTCTCTATATCCATTCATGGTATCCTGTTGCTGTCATACACAGATCATAGCATGCACTCAATCAGTACTCATTCTACTGTGGTTCTTGCTGTTGTAACCTGTTGCTGTAGTGCAGAAGCCATATATACTGTAGTAAGACAACCACTAGGGAGGGTGCTTGGGTGTAGTGCACAAGCTGGACTCAGGGGGATGCTCCCTCTCTATTCTTCAGGCAAACTTCTTCTTGGTTGCAGTGAAGCGCTCCATGTACTGTGGGGTAAACAAATGAGATCGCCATCAGTCATCTGGGACACTACGGACAGCACAACAACTGAAGAGATTAGCTATTTGTGTACGCACTGAATGGTTGGTCCAAATTCTAACTATTATAATAGGTAAGTGGTCATATCAGATTAGACCTTGATTATCCCAAGCTTGGGAAATTTGATTGTCATTTTAAGCTTCACAACGTCATTTCAACACTAATATCATCATGAAACGTCATAGATGTATTTAGTGTCAGGGGCTATATTTGACCGCTGATTATGTCAAGTGCAGGGATTATGGCTGGGAAAGAATACTAGAGCTGTCTGAGCCACAACTTTCTTCACTTGATCCTCCTTATATTGAACAGGAAATCCCATTATTGTTGAGAAGTCCACCACTCTGGGGAAAGAGTCTTGTTTCCACACTGATCACAAACAAATTACGTCAACCATGGGGGAAGGACATATTTCAAACCAATGCCTTTGAAACTCATAAGTGGTTTAGTTTACAATAGATATAAAGACAGCTTAGTGATTTAGTGCAGCAGCATGACTGTTCCTCGCTTTACCCTTGACCATTCATTTGGCAGTAGGCAGCAAGTTAAAGAAACAAGAATTAGTTTCACACCTCACCTTCTCATACCCTTCCAGGTCCCGCATATTTTTCACCTCGAACAGGTTGCCCtccacagagagcagagacaccTGGGAGCTGGTGAGGATGGACACAGGGATGGAGGCAAGCTCTAGACAGTTCTCCTCCAGTCTCAGCACCTTTAGCCTCTGGCAGGTGGACACCTCCGCAGACACCACTGAAATCTGGGATCATAATTTATGTAGATTTGATTCTAGATCAGGTCCCTGGTTAAAAATAGTGcacttatatagggaatagggtcccatttgagaTGCACCCATAAACATCTGATTACCTGGTTCTGGTTGAGATTGATCTCGATGGCCTGCAGGGCCGCTACCTCAGCAGGTACAGCCTGGATGTGGTTCTTGGACAGGTCCAGGACGTCCAGGTGTCGTAGGGAGCCAAGGCCGCCAGGAAACTCCCGGAACTTGTTCCCAGACAGGCTGAGTGTGCGCAACGCTTTCAACTGTCCTACACAGCTAGGGAGCTGTGTCAGTTGGTTCCCGTTCAGCAAAAGGGTCTCTAGTTTCTTAAGCTTCCCAATTTCATCTGGGAGACTTGCTATGtagcacaaaaaaaaacacactaaCTTAATATATAGCCTAGCTATAGAGACAGATTGAAGCAGAGGAATTCACATCAATCAATGGGCATTCATTATTCAGTGAAAGCAAAGGGTTAATATTTTGTAATCAAAAGTATAAGACAGAATCTGAGGAGATGGAGAAACCACTTACTGAGTTTATTAAAATTTAAAGTCAGACTCTTCATCTGAAGGAAGTTTCCTATGGCGGGAGGCAGCACTTCAATCTTGTTGGAAGACAGATCTACAGTCCGTAGGTTTCCAGTTAACCTCTGGAGCTCCTCAGGGAACTGAAATATGTTAGTGGGGGGAAAAAGATATGCTGAACaagataaacacaacatgcaacaatttctaagattttactaagttaaagttcatataaggaaatcagtcagttgaaCTTAATTCATTAAGccctgggtagcctagtggttagagtgttggactagtaaccgcaagttcgaatcccgagctgacaatgtacaaatctgtcgttctgcccctgaacaggcagttaacccactgttcctaggccgtcattgaaaataagaatttgttcttaactgacttgcctagtaaaataaaggtaaaataaaaataaatctatggatttcacatgactgagaatacagaacTGAATAGGTTGGTCACAGGCACTGTagcttaaaaaaaggtaggggagtggatcagaaaatcagtcagtatatggtgtgaacaccatttgcctcatgcagtgcgacacatctccttcatgtagttgatcaggatgttgattgtggcctgtggaatgttgtcccactcctcttcaatggctgtgaaaagttgctggatattggcaggaactggaacccGCTGTTGTACACGTTGATCTAAagtatcccaaacatgctcaatggttgacatgtctggtgagtatgcaagccATGAAATAACTGGGACTttttcagtttccaggaattgtgtacagatccttgcgccatgcattatcatgctgaaacatgaggtgatggtggctaATGAATGGCACGACATTGGGCCCCGGTATCTCAgttcattcaaattgccatcgataaaatgcaattgtgttctttgtccggagcttatgcctgcccatacaatAACCCCAACGTCATtatggggctctctgttcacaacattgacatcagcaaaccgcctGCCCACATGACACCATAAAGCGGTCtcccatctgcccggtacagttgaagcTGGGATTCATCCACGAAAAGCATACTTTTCCAGCGTGCCagtgaaggtgagcatttgcctacTTAAGTCATGAGGTCGACGAGCACACAGAAAAGTTTCCCTGAGACTGTTTCTGAGTTTGGTCAGAAATTATTCGGttttgcaaacccacagtttctgTCCGAGTGGCTGGCCTCAGACCAccagccggatgtggaggtcctgggctggcgtggttacacatggtctgcggttgtgaggccggttggatgttctgccaaattctctaaaacgacgttggaggaagcttatggtagagaaattaacaataaattctctgacaacagatctggtggacattcctgcagtcagcatgtcaattgcacgctccctcaaaacttgagacatttgtggcagtCTGTTgggtgacaactgcacattttagagtggcctttttattgtccccagcataaggtgtacctgtgtaatgattatgctgtttaatcagcttcttgatatggcacacctgtcaggtgggtggattatattggcaaaaaaatgctcactaacaggttgtaaacaaatttgtgcacaatttgagataaataatattttgtgcatatggaacatttctgggctcttatttcagctcatgaaacataggaccaactCATTACatcttgcatttatatttttgttcaatatacatACAAACCGTCGACTACAATAATAACTGAATGGAATTCAGCTAAATAAATGAAGCACCAGTTAGCAGACTGCTGTGGAGTGCTGATTTTAACAAGCAGACGATAatgggctgtgtgtgtgcatgcaattCTTACCTCAGGGAGACCTTTCCCTGTCAGCTGAAAGATCCCAGTCTTCTGTGAATTTTCCAGATGGGCTTTGATTGCACTGTTCCCCATCTTTGTTGTAGTTTCGGCTCTGATGAGGCTCTCCTAAGTGATGATCTTCAACTTTACAGTTGGTCACACGCTTATGTAATCAGCTAGTCTATTATTGTGATGGTGGTGCCAGATACTGGGGCTGTGTCTTTAAGATAGATACTTCCTTGGTTGTCAGTGTGGCCCCTATAAGAGATCATTTATACAAAACAATCATGAATTGCTCCTGCCGGCGTTGAACAGTAGCTGACAAACAAGAAAAGGAGGAACATGATGTAAGAAGCTAGCactatctagctaacgttagctaccctACCACTAGTACTGTCTGAGGCAAGCTTTGAGACATATTCATGCATATTATTGAAATTGTGAGTAATTTGTCTAGTACTATAACAGCAAAAGGTCATACATATGTTATTTTAAATAACATTTTCCCAAGGATGGTAAATATTGTTGAGGCTGTTAGCATAGCTAGCCAACAGGTTAACATTAGACCATCCGGGATTTTAGTTTACTTACCTCACGAGCTGATTTGTCCTTCTCGTGCAATACTTGTCTGCAAATTGTAACCTATATATTAGGAACAGATAACTATGAGGGTTATTGGACTAGTCAAACTTAAACACAAGCCTAGGACATTGTAGTGCTGCTCGAACAATAAACATGTCGTTGGGAAGCTAACAGCTTGACGTCAATGCGCATGTCTGTATGTGGCTCGCTCAGCCAATCCGCTAGTCGGCAGTAGAGCAAAACCAATCCGCTAGTCAGCAGTAGAGCAAAACCAATCCGCGAATCGACAGTAGAGCAAGAACCAATCGGCTAGTCGTCAGTAGAGCAAAAACCAGTCCGCTAGTTGGCAGTAGAGCAAGAACCAATCCAGAAACCATTCATTCATCAAATGGAAAAGGAACAACTACATCGGCGGGCTAAATTTGAAAGAAGAATTGCTAAAACAAAAAGTTATTCCTGTGAATACAGTATGGCTACTCCCATATCCCGTAGTTGATATAGCAGTGTTGGAGAGactacagaaagatagggagggtGTTGATCCATCTGTTTTGATTAATAGACTTCAGGATACTGTGTATCAGGATTTTGTATCCATTtacatatgtaacagtataactttagactgtCACCTCGCCCAAACGCtttttagcgcgcaccaccgcttactagctagccatttcacatccagTTACACTCACCCCcgttttgacctcctcctttgtaccaatgtaacagtataactttagaccgtcccctcgctcatacccgggcgcgaaccagggaccctctgcacacatcaacaacagtcacccacaaagcattgttacccatcgctccacaaaagccacaaaagcccttgcagagcaaggggagccattacttcaaggtctcagagcaagtgacgtcaccgttGAAACTCTATTTAGAGCGCACAACCGCTGACTgccgtttcacatctgttacacatAGATGGTTCAAAATATCCAAGGACAGGACGTGCTGAGTCAGCATTTGTAGTGCATGAAATGGGGTGACAGTCAGGAAATGTATTACATATCATCTGGCTGTATATACGGCCTAACTGATGTCCATACTGTTGGCCTTGCAGTAGGTGCAGGAAGTCAAGCCAGACAGAGTAGTTATTTGCTCTGCATTCATGTAGTGTTGAtgagtttcaactgttctgcatgcggctatggaaccctgagctgttcaccggacgtgctacctgtcccagacctgctgttttcaatgctctagagacagcaggagcgttagagatactcctaatgatcggctatgaaaagccaactgacatttactcttgaggtgctgacttgctgtgtaacggatgtgaaacggctagctagttagcggtggtgcacgcTAATGATTGTGTGTGGAATTTTTTTAGGGTGGttgtgtgtgaggtagtgtttgagagtggttgtgtttgttagtttttttgggggggggttgtgtctggttatTTTTGGAGGTGGTTGTGTGTAGTCGTGTTTGAGGTTTGTTGTTTGTGTTTGAGTGTGGTAGTGTTTGAGTGTGATTGGTAGTGTTTGGTTGTGTACATTATTGTTTGAGGTTGGTTTTGTGTGGTAATGTTTgagggtggttgtgtgtggtagTGTTTGGGATTGTTGCGTGTGGTAGTGTTTAGGATGGTTGTGTGTGGTAGTGTTTGGTGGTGGTTATCTGTGGTAGTTTTTGAGGGTGGTTGTGTATTGTAGTGTTTGAGGGTGATAGTGAGTGGTAATGTTTGGTGTGATTGTTTGTGGTAGTGTTTGAGGGTGTTTGTGTTTGAGGGTGGTTGTGTGGTAGTGTTTGAGGTTGGTTGTGTGTGGTGGTGCTTTTGGGAGGTTGTGTGGTAGTGTTtggggtggttgtgtgtggtagATTTTtggggtggttgtgtgtggtggTTTTTGTGGGTGGGAGTATTTGGGGGTGGTTTGTGTCGTAGTTTTTGGGGGTGGGTGTTTATGGTAGTTTTTGTTGGTGGTTGTGTGTGGTAGTGTtttgggtgtgtttgtgtacggTGGTGTTTGGGATGGTTGTGTGTGGCAGTGTTTGGAGTGGTTGTGTGTGGAAGTGTTTGTTGGTGGTTCTCTGTTGTAGGTTTTGAGGGTGGTTGTGTGTTGTGATGTTGGGTGCTGTTGTTTCTGGTAATATTTAGGGCGGTTGTGTACGGTAGTGTTTGGGTGTGGTAGTGTTTGGGGTGGTTGTGTCTGGTAGTGTTTGAGTGTTCTTGTCTGTGGTAGTTTTTGAGGGTGGTTGTGTGTTGTAGTGTTTGGGGTGGTTGTTTGGTAATATTTTAGGGTGGTTGTGTACGGTGGTGATTGGGTGTGCTTGTGTGTGGTAGTGTTTGAGGGTGGTTGTGTTTGGTAGTGTTTAGGGTGGTTCTTTGTTGTAGTATTTGAGGGTGGTTGTTTACAGTAGTGTTTGGCGGTGgtttttaataatgggaattgatgggaaatgatgtaaatatatcactagccactttaaacaatgctaccttatataatgttacttaccctacattattcatctcatatgcatatgtatatactgtactctacatcatcgactgcatccttatgtaacacatgttcactagccactttaactatgccactttgtttactttgtctacacactcatctcattgtatatactgtactcgataccatctactgtatgctgctctgtaccatcactcattcatatatgtctgtatgtacatgttcctgtccccttacactgtgtataagacagtagttttggaattgttagttagattacttgttggttatcactgcattgtcggaactagaagcacaagcatttcgttgtTTCTGctttaaccatgtgtatgtgacaaatacaatttgatttgatttgatttggttgttTGTGGTAGTGGTTGAGTACGGTAGTGTTGGGTTGTGTTTGATGGTggttgtgtgtggtattgtttggTAGTGTTAAGGGTGCTTGTTtgtggttgtgttttgtattgttttgGGGTGGTTTTGTTCAGTAGTATTTGATGGTTGTtgtgctgccctatgtacatagacatggtatcactggtcactttaataatggaacactagtcactttaataatgtttacatactgttttactcatttcatacagtaccagtcaaacgtttggacacacgtactcattcaagggtttttctttatttttactattattctacagtgcagaaatagtacaaataaagaaaatccctggaatgagtatgtgtgtccaaacgtttgactggtactgtatgtactgttcaaaggtttggggtcacttagaaatgccctAGTTCTTTAaaagaaaataaaacatttttgtccatcaaaataacatcaaattgatacattgtagacattgttaatgttgggctactccatgcgagaaattaccaagaaactgaagatctcgtacaacgctgtgttcacagaacagtgcaaaatGGCTCTAACCAAAAAAGAAAGAGTGGGAGtcctgagcaagaggacaagtacattcgagtgtctagtttgagaaacaggcgCCTCAAAagccctcaactggcagcttcattaaatagtacccgcaaaacaccagtctcaacgtcaacactgaagaggcgactctgggatgctgaccttctaggcagagttgcaaaaacAAAATATCtctgactggccaataaaaatgaaagattaagatgggcgaaagaacacagacactggacagaggaact
Above is a genomic segment from Oncorhynchus gorbuscha isolate QuinsamMale2020 ecotype Even-year linkage group LG10, OgorEven_v1.0, whole genome shotgun sequence containing:
- the LOC124045328 gene encoding leucine-rich repeat-containing protein 57-like, with translation MGNSAIKAHLENSQKTGIFQLTGKGLPEFPEELQRLTGNLRTVDLSSNKIEVLPPAIGNFLQMKSLTLNFNKLTSLPDEIGKLKKLETLLLNGNQLTQLPSCVGQLKALRTLSLSGNKFREFPGGLGSLRHLDVLDLSKNHIQAVPAEVAALQAIEINLNQNQISVVSAEVSTCQRLKVLRLEENCLELASIPVSILTSSQVSLLSVEGNLFEVKNMRDLEGYEKYMERFTATKKKFA